In Candidatus Pantoea bituminis, the genomic window GAACGGACGGTTATCACGGGTCGCAGGCTTTGTTTGTCTGCGATAGCGCCTACGCCATACAGGGGACGCTCTTAAGCTTTCCCACACTCAGTGCTTACGGGAATAATGTCTATAACACGAATATCCGGGGCGTGGGCCTCCGTATAGGGGAGCCTTCTACAAAATTCCCTACTTTGGATGATATGTCCCCTAACGAGAATTTTTATATAGATGGAGAAGGGGTAGTGGCACAGCTGGTCAAAACTGTGCCGGGTAGCGTCGGGGCCGGGCGGGTGATAGCGGGAACGCTCATAAAGTACGAAATTGTTTCCTACCCGGAGTTTCATGCTACGGCCTATCTGGGGAGCGACACCTATATCATTCCCGTTGCCTGCTCCATTAATAACACGGTCATTAACGTTAGGTTGGATAACGCTGTGGAAGCGGATTTCAGCGGCGTAGGCTCGGTTGCGAAACCCAAAGACTTTACTGTCGGGGTAAACTGCGCTTCGGGCACGCAGGTAAAAATGACTTTGGATGGAAAACTCGCGGGTCCGACAGGCGTACTGGCTCTCAACGCCGGAACGGACCAGGCGTCAGGCATAGGGATTCAGCTGCTTAAAGACGGCACGCCGGTGGATCTCGGTACCGAGCTGAACTTTGGCACCGCGACAATGACAGGGAATTTACTGCTACCGTTAACCGCGCGTTATTATCAGACGGCTGCTTCCATCGCTGGCGGAAAGACAAACGCCTCTGCCACGTTTACCATGACATATAATTAACGGCACGCAACGTATCGCCACCTCGCGTATCCAAACCCGTTGCTGGCGACTTTTTCACAACCTGAACCAGCCTAATTGTTCAGTAACATAAGTAGTTAAATTTATGCGGCGAGATTAATTATTAATAATATTGTTTATCCGCCGCATTATTCTTCGATTCCCTATTCACTTACCCTATCTCATTGATTTTTAAGCTTGTAATCGGCTCGATTCTGCATTGCTTTATCTGACGTGCTGTGAATAAATAAACGGTCGCAAATTTCACAAAACGGCTTATAACCGCCTTAAATATTATCCTGTCCGCGGAAAACAACGCTGACACCTTATTATCGAGCCTGCTATGAATGAAGATAAAAAGCTGCTGGCCGAGGAAATCAACGCCAGAGTAAAAGAACTAGAATCCCATTTAGTGGCGATTCGTCGTGATATTCATGCACATCCCGAATTAGGTTTTGATACGGTTCGCACGGCCAATTTGGTCACGCAACAATTACTGGCTTTGGGTTTGCAGCCCAAAACCGGCGTAGGCAGAACCGGCGTGATGGTAGATATTCATGGCGCTGAGCCAGGCAAAGTCGTGCTGCTGCGTGCCGACATGGACGCACTACCGATTCAAGAACAAACGGGTTTGCCGTTCAGCAGCACCTATCCCGGAAAAATGCACGCCTGTGGTCACGATATTCATACCGCGACGCTGCTCGGCGTAGCCGCTATTTTGCCGCACTATCGTCAACAGCTAAAAGGCACGGTACGCCTGATTTTTCAGCCAGCAGAAGAGACGCCTGACAGCGGTGCAGAAGCGATGATTGCCGATGGTGCAGCCGAAGGCATTGACTGGGCAATTACGCTGCACAATAAACCAGAGCTGGCAGCCGGTGAAATCGCGTTAACGCGCGGTGCGAGCACCGCATCCAGCGATGAGTTTGACGTGACGGTTCATGGCGTTTCCACCCATGCGGCACGTCCACACATGGGCAGCGATCCTATCATCGCCACCGTGCATTTGATCAGCCAACTGCAGACCATCATTTCACGCGAGCGTGACCCCGCGCACTCCGCAGTGCTGACGATTGGTCATATTCAGGGCGGCACCACGCATAATATTATTCCCGACAGCTGCCTGTTTCAGGGCACCATCCGCACCAAATCGCCACAAGTGCGTGCTGATATGGAAGCATCGTTCAAG contains:
- a CDS encoding fimbrial protein, which produces MTTSDKKSKALLLSLILSPLFILSESAMAACNWGAGISAPENKPLTFGSVMVRADAPVGTVLAVARTDGYHGSQALFVCDSAYAIQGTLLSFPTLSAYGNNVYNTNIRGVGLRIGEPSTKFPTLDDMSPNENFYIDGEGVVAQLVKTVPGSVGAGRVIAGTLIKYEIVSYPEFHATAYLGSDTYIIPVACSINNTVINVRLDNAVEADFSGVGSVAKPKDFTVGVNCASGTQVKMTLDGKLAGPTGVLALNAGTDQASGIGIQLLKDGTPVDLGTELNFGTATMTGNLLLPLTARYYQTAASIAGGKTNASATFTMTYN
- a CDS encoding M20 metallopeptidase family protein, with amino-acid sequence MNEDKKLLAEEINARVKELESHLVAIRRDIHAHPELGFDTVRTANLVTQQLLALGLQPKTGVGRTGVMVDIHGAEPGKVVLLRADMDALPIQEQTGLPFSSTYPGKMHACGHDIHTATLLGVAAILPHYRQQLKGTVRLIFQPAEETPDSGAEAMIADGAAEGIDWAITLHNKPELAAGEIALTRGASTASSDEFDVTVHGVSTHAARPHMGSDPIIATVHLISQLQTIISRERDPAHSAVLTIGHIQGGTTHNIIPDSCLFQGTIRTKSPQVRADMEASFKRMCEGVALAQNVRIEINYQRGVPPLMNDDTLIDTLETILSHQFDKPIIAKPSASFGAEDFSLFTERVPGCQIHIGSATPGRDDHLHNSDYQPDERSIAAGTQALTRLAIDLLS